The Methylorubrum populi genome contains a region encoding:
- the trbJ gene encoding P-type conjugative transfer protein TrbJ yields the protein MILRRSRAALVAASILSMPLALSPMLATPAAAQWTVFDPSNYAQNVLQAARTLQQVNQQITSLQNEATMLVNQARNLASLPYSSLQQLQQNVRRTQSLLQQAQNIAFDVRSIDQAFQRQYGSASMTASDRQLVTDARARWQNTVGGLQDAMKVQAGVVGNIDTNRAEMATLVTRSQGATGALQATQAGNQLLALQAQQLADLTAMMAANGRAQALSDAERAAAAEQGREQRRRFLAPGAGYQPGNARMFNPGN from the coding sequence ATGATCCTGCGCCGTAGCCGCGCGGCGCTCGTCGCCGCGTCCATCCTGTCCATGCCGCTCGCGCTGTCGCCGATGCTGGCGACGCCCGCCGCGGCGCAGTGGACCGTGTTCGACCCGTCGAACTACGCGCAGAACGTCCTTCAGGCGGCGCGCACGCTCCAGCAGGTCAATCAGCAGATCACGTCGCTCCAGAACGAGGCGACGATGCTGGTCAACCAGGCGCGCAACCTCGCCAGCCTGCCGTACTCGTCGCTCCAGCAGCTCCAGCAGAACGTCCGCCGCACCCAGTCGCTGCTGCAACAGGCGCAGAACATCGCCTTCGACGTGCGGTCGATCGACCAGGCGTTCCAGCGCCAGTACGGCAGCGCGTCGATGACGGCGTCCGACCGGCAGCTCGTCACCGACGCCCGCGCGCGCTGGCAGAACACCGTCGGCGGCTTGCAGGACGCGATGAAGGTGCAGGCCGGCGTCGTCGGCAACATCGACACGAACCGCGCCGAGATGGCGACCCTCGTCACCCGGAGCCAAGGCGCGACCGGCGCGCTCCAGGCGACGCAGGCCGGCAACCAGCTCCTTGCGCTCCAGGCGCAGCAGCTCGCCGACCTCACCGCCATGATGGCGGCGAACGGCCGCGCGCAGGCGCTGTCCGACGCCGAGCGGGCGGCGGCGGCCGAGCAAGGTCGCGAGCAGCGCCGCCGCTTCCTCGCGCCGGGCGCGGGCTACCAGCCCGGCAACGCCCGCATGTTCAACCCCGGCAACTGA
- the trbK-alt gene encoding putative entry exclusion protein TrbK-alt, which yields MEGKTLARIGAAAFAGIAIAAAAIEMTREEKPVVPVTVEVSTAPADPMREALARCRFMGEAATRDPDCLKTWADNRARFLGQSTAAEGR from the coding sequence ATGGAGGGGAAGACGCTCGCCCGCATCGGCGCCGCCGCGTTCGCCGGGATCGCCATTGCCGCCGCCGCAATCGAGATGACGCGCGAGGAGAAGCCGGTCGTGCCCGTCACGGTCGAAGTATCCACCGCGCCGGCCGATCCGATGCGCGAGGCGCTCGCTCGCTGCCGGTTCATGGGCGAGGCCGCGACGCGCGATCCCGACTGCCTGAAGACGTGGGCCGACAACCGTGCGCGCTTCCTCGGCCAGTCCACCGCTGCGGAAGGACGCTGA